Within Equus quagga isolate Etosha38 unplaced genomic scaffold, UCLA_HA_Equagga_1.0 73442_RagTag, whole genome shotgun sequence, the genomic segment GACATATTTCTCTGGAATATTCTATGAGGTCAGATATTAAGTAATTTTGAATATTCTATTCTCAAcaaaatggagattttttttaaagattttatttttccttttctccccaaagtcccccagtacatagctgtgtattcttcgttgtgggtccttctagctgtggcatgtgggacgctgcctcagcgtggctcgatgagcagtgacatgtctgcgcccaggattcgaaccaaccaaacacagggcagcctgcagcggagcacgcgaacttaaccactcggcaacagggccagcccccaaaatggaGATTTTTGAACCCGAACACTTTTGTTCAGAAGTGGAAGGGAAACGCTTttctatgaaatgaaaaaatcaacAGCACAGAAGCCACAGCAAGATAAACCTTCTcaatctctcctcttcctcaagGTATCAATCTTCATTACCCTACCACATAGAGGTGGAATACAAGCcatagaacaagaaaaaaatatcaccattattttagaaatttggtAATACTTGTCAGAAACACCTGAAAACAATTTAAGTCAAAGTGATGTATGTTGCTTTCTGAGGCAAAGGGAGAATCTCCTTAAGATGGCTTCTTTGGTCCAATACTTCAAGACAATTACCTTATAAACTTTCTTTAGAATAAGAATATTTTCCAGATTCGGGGAAATCTTTTAATGGTGAACACCGCCTCTGATTAGAGGTAGAAATATATCAGGCATTTTTGCCACatgtttcattctttatttttaatgttcttttcagCATCTTAGAGGAATAATCTCTAATATTCCAAAATAGCATAAagcaatttataatatttaactCATACcacagtaaacacacacacataaaggaaagaaaagctaagATTGACTCATTAGTCTGCACATAGTTTTAAGCAGGAGCATAAGAAATAAGGGAATCTCTCAGTTAATTTTTCACTAAAGCCATTCAAGTTGAGAGCCCATTAAAAAAATCCTCATACATCTTGTATATTACCATTGCTGCTTCCTTATGACACTACTCGTTAAGTAAACTTGCAACTTAGTGGCAAATCAATGTAcgtttttgtttaaaagaaatgacTACGAATAGATCATTTAGTTAGCAACTTTGCTATCCAGATGGCAACAGTTTTGAGACAGATTGTGAAACGggtatcaattatttttaattaaaccagCTTCCCTCAGCCCAGACACTGCCTACCTCTAAAGCGCTTCTCTGAGTGATCTGCTGGGTGACCTTTGGTAGAGTAAGATGACTAATAGCTTTGAAGATTCAACGCTATTACCTGAATTCCAATGCACACACTTTACTGCACTTTTCAGTTGTAAAACCACAAAAACTACATATGCATGACTCTGATGATCTCTTCAATTCAATTGAAAGCAGAAGGTAACCTGTTTTTATGTGCCATGTGGATGACACACCCAATGATAAGGGTATATAAATGCCCTAGGCCAAGAGGCACCATTCAAACTCAGAATCTTCTCATTGTAAGTCACATCTCCTGTCACCATGTCCTACAACTGCTGCTCTGGAAACTTCTCCCGCTCTCTTGGGGGCTACCTGCAGCACCCAGGCATCTCTTGTGGCTCTTCCTACCCCAGCAACTTGGTCTACAGCACTGATCTCTGCTCTCCCAGCACCTGCCAGCTGGGCTCCTCTCTCTACAGTGGCTGTCAGGAGACCTGCTGCGAGCCCACCAGATACCAGACGTCTTTTGTGGTGTCCAGCCCCTGCCAGAGGTCCTGCTGCCGCCCAAGGACCTCCACATTCTGCAGTCCCTGCCAGACTTACTCTGGGTCTCTGGGCTTTGGCTCCAGTGGTTTCCATTCAGTGGGTTGTGGTCCCAGTGCTTTCTCATCCCTAAGTTATAGACCCAGCTTTTACCATCCAACCTACTTCTCTTCTAGAAGCTGCCAGTCTGCTTTCCAACCAGCCTGTGGATTTGGCTTCTACTAAACACAGTACCTAATCTATCTAGAAATTTTAACATAATACCTACTATATCAAGATCCATGCTGCCTATTGATCTGTTGTCCTACCATTAGCTTACAAATTTGAGTTCTGCTGTTATCTGCTATGGATTAGGAATAATTTGAATTCTAGTAACTAGAAAATGTATTCATTGAAGAAAGATGCCAAAACTGCTTCCTTGTAGTGACAGACATGCAATATTGAagtatatttctttattcctGTATCTTCTATTTATTTCCCCTAGtacatttgtttctaatttcacAGTGTGGGAAAATGTTGTAAGTTTATATAGAAATAAGTTGTATGACGTCTATGTATTTGCTTAAGATTATTTGTTCACTCTGTGTCTTCAAAAATACTTCTAAATATCTGACTGGCTATTTCTGTATCTTGTATTTATCATTAAGAaaactttactttaaaaagtaaaattgtccaggggctggccccgtggccgagtggttgagttcgcgcgctctgctgcaggcggcccagtgtttcgttagttcgaatcctgggcgcggacatggcactgctcatcagaccacgctgaggcagcgtcccacatgccacaactagaaggacccacaacgaagaatatacaactatgtaccggggggctttggggagaaaaaggaaaaaataaaatcttaaaaaaaaaaaggaaaattgtccAATGTCATTTTTGGTtcagaagaaattatttcatcttttatgttTAGTTCATTCACTAGTACCTTTGTATGATAAAACCTAGAAGAAGCACATTTTAAGACTACAaacaagggctggcctggtagtgtagcagttaagtttgtgggctccactttggcagcctgaggtttgccggttcggattctgggcacagacccaagcaccgctcatcaagccatgctgtggtggtgtcccacatagaggaagagagtgacttacaactaggatatacaactgtgaactctggctttggggagaaaaaaaaaaagagaaagattggcaacagatgttatctcagggccaatcttcctcaaaaaaaaaaaaagaaagactacaAACAAACTACTAACTGTGGCCTTTTGTTCTGTAGGGAGTTAGAAATTCCaataattttatacaaaataattacaaattgtaAGGGATATTAAATTGGCTTCATCACATAATTTTGGAAGCAAGATTGCTCATAAAATATAtcctaaaatatttgagaagttGGAGTGAGGATATCCAGTAGGAAGTTAGACATTAGTGGTAGACTTGGTGAGGGCACCACTTCCACCAGCTTTACTGCCAGATAAGAAATCAAGTCTCTAAATGAAATATCTAACGTTTCAACATGTATTAGCAAGTAGGCCCAACATATTCCATATAACAAGTTCTATAAGTTTGACCAAGTCCAAATTTGCTCTTGTTTTATAGATGTTTGGTTGATggcacttgtttaaaaaaaacaacaaaaaaacaaaactcaaaaccaATGGAAATACTCTCTTGCTATAGGATTCAGCTAAATATCCAGGCAGCTGATAACTCTTGCATCAGCAACTATGTCCCAAAGTTTTTATCCGTTAAGTCAAGGAAAATATTCCTAAAGGTACATATGACTTAGATTCTTACCCACAGGGTAACCATATGTCTTAGTTTATTCTGGTTGTCTCAGCATCCAGTCCCATTTGGCAATTGtctcagatttttcattttttatttataatcaatAATAATCAAATTAACATGTGATGACTGGTTTGGGAGATCACCATTTTGCTTTTGCCACGGTTTCATTTTTTGCAGTATAAGATGCACGTAAAGTGTACAGGATCTTTATTTAACCAATGTGAAATCTGGAAGAAGACAAGCCATATTCTATCCTTCCCTTGCTCATCCTTTTTGAACAAAATACAACTATCGCTTTTATTTCAAAGAGTGTATGCAGAGGGAtcactaaaaaacaaattataggcAGATACAAGTAGTTGGACAGCTCATAGGTTCAAATCTAGGTGGAGGTTCATTTGTTGTTCTCACCTAACCAGTTCTTCTCCTAGCCTGCAAGATGCAATGATATACACCAAGCTACCAGCAGGTGGAGTTGGTGGGAAATTTGAGAATTACTGATTAGGTGTACATGAAACGTGCTTGAAATTGAGGCTGCAACACACAGGATACAAAGAATAACCTAAATGTTCTTGCTACAGCGACTTGGCCACATGTTGTATTGTTTAAAGCTACAActgtttcttttattgtttgtgaaTATCTTTCTGCTTTAAACTTTGCCAAAAAAATCTTTTTGCGAACAATGAATGAAAGCTAAAAGCTCatgtttaacaataataataataataaaagtgaataCTGAATTTCTGTTACTAAAGCAAGCTGATGGTGAATATATAACTTGCCCAACAATTTGATGACATTTACTATTTACCATGGGGATCAGGGATGTCGCCAAccacaagaaaagtaaaagagaCCACTTTGCTGAAGAAGCATGAGTATCTACTTCAAAAGATAGTAGAAATTTTAAGACGATTGCTTCCAAAGATGATTGTTTATCATTAGAAGTTGCAAAAGATGTGTTAACACATTACTCTGATGCACACATTTTCATTTAGGTCAAACCACTATTCTAAATCATTTTCACTCATGTTTCTTGTgcatgtaaaaaaaagaaaaaaaaagcagcagcaataGCTGGTGATGTGCTTCTCCACTAGCAGAAGAAAAACTTCACTAAGGATTAGATGAAGCCAGTTTTATGCCAGTATTGTCAAATGcttcaaatagaaaatgaattaatttccATAATGTTTCGGTTTCTTCATCCAGTCCAAGAATCTAAGTAAGGCTTTTTACAGTTCCTAATGCTCTATTTGACAATGCTAATGTAGAGTCATTTAAAAAGCTCAACACTGAagataaaattattcattgtctcagtaataatataaaatataaattttggtgAAGAAGAACATCATGGTAAAAACAACAAGATAAGGTTACTACGAAGAAATACAGCTGTAATTGTTGTAAGCACATAACTCATAATTGTATCCAAATAAGCTATAATATTCTGTTAATAAAAGTGGAAGCTGTAGTTTTAAAACCTTAACAACATTTTTGTATATACCCAGAGTAAGTTATTTTGGCAATCAATATTTTTCCTTACCTCATCAATCGCCCCTTCCACCTCTGttgcattattattatctttgtgACTTTGTGTTGATTTTTAGGTCATTAGTATCCTATTTTACATTACAAACCACAGACAgggaattttcctcttttcttgcttgggTTATACATTCTCGCAAGCTGGATCCTCCATCTTTCTCCCAAATTCTGTGTTACTTCTGCATCCTATACTACTTTTCTACACTCAAGGATTTTCCCATGATTTTATCCTGATTACCTCCACTTTCCTTCAATCTGACTCACCAAAATGGGAATGCAGTTTCCAGTACTAGCGAGATGTCACAAGAGTTtggcaattttactttttttgttttcagagaaaagCTTCTAAGAATGACACTGTGTTTATGTTAGAGAATTTGGAGGGAAGATAAGTCTGTCGGGGCTATCCCCTTGGCttggtggttgagtttggcatgctctgctttagtggcctgagTTCggttcctgggagtggacctataccactcctcagtggccatgctgtggcagcaccccacatgcaaaatagaggaagactggcacagatgtagctcagggcaaatctttctcaagtaaaaagaggagaattgataacagatgtgagctcagggagaagcttcctcagcaaaaaaaaaaaaaaaagaaaagaaagacagaaatctgTCAAATTACTAAGAATCATTTTTACCTTCCtgttaatttttagatttttaacaaGAAGTGGATCATGCTCAAATTTTTGGTTGCTGGTATTGAATTTGTGTATGTGCGGAtgtgagaatttttttgttttgtgggggttttttttaaagtacttttgcTTATAATGCTAGGTTTTGAGGAAGGAAACATCATGACGTACACTGATAGTGATAATTAAAGTGAATAATATAAGATTTGTCATAACACGCAGGATTTCTAGGAATATCTTCCAAAGAGGTAATCAAATATTTCTCTCTTAGTCTATTATAGTCAAGgcaaatgttttcaaaagaaattagcTCACCCTTCCTTAATGTTCTTCTCTtgaactttaaatttattttcatttttcctctttattataGATACTACTCATGAGGCTAATGAAACTAGATCCAAAAGGAGCTAAAGAATATTCAGATAAAGCAATTTCTGTAATACCAAAGTACTCAGGGCTCTTTGGTTAAACAAGGagttgcatatttaaaaaaaagaaaaaatcaggaaagaacaACAAAAGATTTATTCAAGGGATCAGAGTCTACCAGATCTTTGGTTTATAGACTTTGGCAAGCTTCTAATCCTTTTTGAGTTTTCATTTAATGGTGTCTGGAAAGGTCTATAGgatatgtttgtctttctcatagGGATGTTTGAGCATTAAATGAAAGCGATGTATCTGA encodes:
- the LOC124234290 gene encoding keratin-associated protein 13-1-like — protein: MSYNCCSGNFSRSLGGYLQHPGISCGSSYPSNLVYSTDLCSPSTCQLGSSLYSGCQETCCEPTRYQTSFVVSSPCQRSCCRPRTSTFCSPCQTYSGSLGFGSSGFHSVGCGPSAFSSLSYRPSFYHPTYFSSRSCQSAFQPACGFGFY